A portion of the Cherax quadricarinatus isolate ZL_2023a chromosome 21, ASM3850222v1, whole genome shotgun sequence genome contains these proteins:
- the LOC138853041 gene encoding uncharacterized protein → MRVAGAYVGLPDGSFTLKMSLRQAIPSYVYLDDFRTQVMVSYAGQRRTCRLCGEYDHMAAECGQRGQARRPAGGSTNDDGQEAPIRGRKGDGGHGRLWSEEIEEPVVVSNLELSSLLSPASPVVQQASGEDQVTVEVEDLDATIASVLHTMFSSTDVVSPAVTTASPEIVSVAVEQQQEEVVGAGGAGGDVVTPRQKAETKVVVEVHRVDDPVTNMEEDAGTRKRAAAMSDSDDVLTPAQRTGKKASVDGGGGVLVEVSSDSWWCQVARVSCVESMANVAPRAQVGMQKYKWGSEGGNLSQV, encoded by the coding sequence ATGCGGGTGGCTGGGGCGTATGTTGGTCTCCCAGACGGTTCGTTTACCCTTAAGATGTCTCTACGCCAGGCCATACCATCGTATGTGTACCTTGATGACTTCcgcacacaggtcatggtgtcttaTGCTGGTCAACGACGGACGTGTCGCCTCTGCGGTGAatatgatcatatggcagcagAGTGTGGGCAGCGCGGGCAGGCCAGAAGGCCGGCCGGTGGATCAACGAATGACGATGGGCAGGAGGCTCCCATACGTGGACGAAAAGGAGATGGTGGCCACGGTCGGCTTTGGAGTGAGGAGATTgaggagccagtggtggtgtcgaATCTGGAGCTGTCGTCTCTCTTGTCACCTGCATCGCCGGTGGTACAGCAGGCTTCCGGGGAAGATCAGGTGACGGTGGAAGTGGAGGACTTGGATGCGACAATAGCGTCTGTTTTGCATACCATGTTCTCATCTACGGATGTGGTCTCCCCGGCTGTGACGACGGCCAGTCCGGAGATCGTGTCTGTGGCGgtcgagcagcagcaggaggaggttgttggtgctggtggggcTGGCGGGGACGTGGTGACCCCTCGTCAGAAGGCAGagacgaaggtggtggtggaggtacatcGTGTGGACGATCCGGTCACAAACATGGAGGAGGATGCTGGGACGAGGAAGAGGGCTGCAGCAATGTCGGACTCTGACGACGTCCTGACGCCGGCTCAACGAACAGGGAAGAAAGCATCGGTAGATGGGGGGGGCGGTGTGCTAGTGGAGGTGAGCAGCGACAGCTGGTGGTGCCAGGTGGCACGGGTGTCGTGCGTGGAGAGCATGGCAAACGTGGCCCCCAGGGCCCAAGTGGGCATGCAAAAGTACAAGTGGGGCAGCGAGGGAggaaaccttagccaggtgtga